The following are encoded in a window of Bacillus sp. SORGH_AS_0510 genomic DNA:
- a CDS encoding acetolactate synthase large subunit codes for MKVSDVIVKCLENEGVEYVFGIVGKETLDLADSLSKSEQIYFVNVRHEQGAAFMADVYGRLSKKVGVCFSTLGPGATNLLTGIASAQLDHSPVLALVGQAGVERQHKESHQYIDLLTLFKPVTKWSTQIQDSLSVPVTIRKAFRLALMEKPGSVAVTIPENFCSQMISNLPLPIKPMPESVPTIDAIHAAYDIIQNSTKPFLLVGNAVIRQNAVQELQTLINTLQAPVTHSFNAKGILAKEHPCNYFTFGFNENDEVLQGIDQADLLITIGFDFIEKLPKDWNKKKIPVLHIDSSPAETNEYYPVESELVGNIKKTLQLLNQKGQSPGALAQRGTVPKTWEPSGNLREELFSTYQINQGQPKPSNQHLTIENILHCIEDFTPEETIVISDVGAHKVSIARTYQPKKPDRLIISNGLASMGIGIPGSIGAKLACPHDPVICITGDGGALMNFAEIETANRLGLSFIIIVLNDSVLKLEQQQMVQQFGESYGVTFQNPDFVQLAASFGIKGMPARTLVEFECILKEALQISGIVLIDVHLQS; via the coding sequence ATGAAAGTATCGGATGTAATCGTAAAATGCTTGGAAAATGAAGGTGTGGAATATGTTTTTGGGATTGTAGGCAAGGAGACTCTCGACCTTGCAGATTCGTTATCAAAATCTGAACAAATATATTTTGTTAATGTGAGACATGAACAAGGTGCTGCATTTATGGCAGATGTGTATGGGAGATTATCTAAAAAAGTAGGTGTTTGTTTTTCCACCCTGGGTCCTGGAGCAACAAACCTGTTGACTGGTATAGCCAGTGCACAGCTCGATCATTCACCCGTGTTGGCATTAGTTGGGCAAGCTGGTGTGGAACGGCAACATAAAGAATCACACCAATACATAGACCTTCTAACTCTATTTAAACCCGTCACAAAGTGGAGTACACAAATCCAGGATTCATTGTCTGTACCTGTGACCATTCGAAAAGCATTCCGATTGGCCCTAATGGAAAAGCCTGGTTCGGTGGCTGTTACCATACCAGAGAACTTTTGCTCTCAAATGATTTCTAATCTGCCTCTCCCCATAAAGCCGATGCCGGAGAGTGTCCCTACAATAGATGCAATACATGCTGCCTACGACATCATCCAAAACAGTACGAAACCCTTTCTACTAGTAGGAAATGCTGTGATTAGGCAAAATGCGGTCCAGGAGCTTCAAACACTGATCAATACTCTTCAAGCCCCTGTTACTCACAGCTTTAATGCAAAAGGGATATTAGCTAAAGAACATCCTTGTAATTATTTCACCTTCGGATTTAACGAAAATGATGAAGTTTTACAGGGTATTGACCAAGCTGATTTATTAATTACCATTGGTTTTGACTTTATCGAAAAACTGCCAAAGGATTGGAATAAAAAGAAAATACCTGTTTTACACATTGATTCATCGCCAGCAGAAACAAATGAATATTATCCAGTTGAAAGTGAACTGGTTGGTAACATTAAGAAGACACTTCAGCTGCTGAATCAAAAGGGACAGTCCCCCGGCGCTTTAGCGCAACGGGGGACTGTCCCCAAAACATGGGAACCTTCCGGGAATCTGAGAGAAGAACTATTTTCTACTTATCAAATAAATCAGGGGCAACCCAAACCATCAAATCAGCACCTTACCATTGAAAATATACTTCACTGTATTGAGGATTTTACACCAGAAGAAACTATTGTCATTTCAGATGTCGGTGCCCATAAAGTATCCATTGCCAGAACCTATCAGCCTAAAAAGCCAGATCGGTTAATCATTTCAAATGGTCTTGCATCGATGGGAATAGGCATTCCGGGGTCGATTGGTGCAAAGCTTGCATGTCCACATGATCCCGTCATTTGTATTACAGGTGACGGCGGTGCGTTAATGAATTTTGCTGAAATAGAGACGGCAAACAGACTTGGGCTTTCGTTCATTATCATCGTATTAAATGATTCCGTTTTAAAACTGGAGCAGCAGCAAATGGTTCAACAATTTGGAGAAAGTTACGGCGTAACCTTTCAGAACCCCGATTTTGTTCAATTAGCTGCAAGTTTTGGAATCAAGGGTATGCCTGCTCGAACCCTAGTTGAATTTGAGTGCATACTGAAGGAGGCCTTACAAATCTCCGGAATTGTATTAATTGATGTTCACTTACAAAGCTGA
- a CDS encoding MFS transporter, translating to MSGLFLQVGIWVRNFAVLLFVMDQTNGDAFAVSMISVAEFAPIFIFSFIGGTFADRWAPKKTMVWCDILSAISIFVVLITLIFGTWKVVFFATLISAILSQFSQPSGMKLFKMHLSENQVQAAMSVYQTVFALFMVLGPVIGTFVFQSFGIDVSIAITGIAFLLSAGALAFLPKDRPMDEAPESTLLQEMKSGIKYVLGKKELSLLGLCFMAAGLGVGFINPLSIFLVTEQLGLPKENLQWLLMVNGVGMIIGGACAMIFAKNVPPQRLLVFGMLVNGIGIAVMGLSTNLWVTLAAELCNGLMMPCIQIGINTLILQKTEEAFIGRVNGILSPLFAGSMVITMSLAGILKEQFSLVTTFELSAVMFIIGVIVILPIYNQKAQSKPEVLQSTD from the coding sequence ATGTCCGGATTGTTTTTACAAGTGGGGATTTGGGTTCGTAACTTCGCTGTTTTGCTATTTGTAATGGACCAAACAAATGGCGATGCATTCGCAGTTTCCATGATATCAGTGGCTGAATTTGCACCAATCTTTATCTTTTCCTTTATCGGCGGAACCTTTGCGGATCGCTGGGCACCGAAAAAAACGATGGTTTGGTGTGATATCTTAAGTGCTATATCCATCTTTGTCGTGTTGATTACACTTATATTTGGAACCTGGAAAGTAGTCTTTTTTGCCACCTTAATCTCAGCTATTCTTTCACAATTCTCTCAGCCGTCAGGAATGAAATTGTTTAAAATGCATTTATCGGAAAATCAAGTACAGGCGGCCATGTCAGTCTATCAAACAGTTTTCGCTCTATTTATGGTATTAGGACCGGTTATTGGAACGTTCGTCTTTCAATCATTTGGCATCGACGTTTCCATTGCGATTACGGGCATCGCTTTCTTGCTCTCTGCAGGTGCACTTGCTTTCCTTCCTAAGGACCGCCCAATGGATGAAGCACCGGAATCCACTTTACTGCAAGAAATGAAAAGTGGAATTAAGTATGTATTAGGGAAAAAGGAATTAAGTCTACTAGGCTTATGCTTTATGGCTGCAGGCCTGGGAGTGGGCTTTATTAACCCTTTATCCATCTTTCTCGTAACAGAACAGCTAGGTCTGCCAAAAGAGAATCTTCAGTGGCTGCTAATGGTCAATGGAGTGGGAATGATTATTGGAGGCGCTTGTGCGATGATTTTCGCCAAAAATGTTCCACCGCAAAGACTTCTTGTATTTGGCATGCTAGTCAACGGTATAGGCATCGCTGTGATGGGATTATCAACCAACCTATGGGTTACGCTGGCAGCAGAGCTTTGCAACGGGCTCATGATGCCATGTATTCAAATCGGAATTAACACGTTGATTTTACAGAAAACAGAGGAAGCTTTTATTGGAAGGGTAAATGGAATCTTAAGTCCGTTATTTGCCGGATCGATGGTTATCACTATGAGTTTAGCGGGTATTTTAAAAGAGCAATTTTCATTAGTCACGACCTTTGAACTTTCAGCCGTCATGTTTATTATCGGTGTAATAGTCATCTTGCCTATATACAATCAGAAGGCGCAATCAAAGCCTGAGGTGCTTCAATCTACTGATTAA
- a CDS encoding DUF2085 domain-containing protein, with protein MLHELLDFFGKAICHQLEERSLQISGETLSVCARDTGIYIGIFSSLTYLHLSKRNKKITIPTIKVSLLLLLLMVPMMIDGLGSYLHLFESDNIKRLVSGTSFGLVLPYFLYPLLSSKSLEVDSEPCLTERKDFLVPLLVSLVLCVIIYSGVISYYLVDSFIILMIIVWFSLFTFKLFPSVSNFRVKSIFSILVGLGVLALLSLLHSLLFS; from the coding sequence TTGTTACACGAACTATTGGATTTTTTTGGAAAAGCAATCTGCCACCAGCTAGAGGAACGATCACTCCAAATATCAGGAGAAACCCTTTCCGTTTGTGCCCGTGATACAGGAATTTATATAGGAATATTTTCCTCGCTCACCTATTTGCATTTATCAAAGAGAAACAAGAAAATTACCATACCTACCATTAAAGTAAGCCTCTTACTTCTATTATTAATGGTTCCTATGATGATTGACGGCTTAGGCTCCTATTTGCATCTTTTTGAAAGTGACAATATCAAACGCTTGGTGTCAGGCACCAGTTTTGGTCTCGTTCTGCCCTATTTTTTGTACCCATTGCTATCGTCAAAGTCGCTGGAGGTGGATAGTGAACCGTGCTTAACGGAAAGAAAAGATTTCCTTGTGCCGCTGCTTGTAAGTTTGGTATTGTGTGTAATTATTTATAGTGGAGTAATCTCCTATTATTTGGTTGATAGCTTTATTATTTTGATGATAATCGTGTGGTTTAGCTTATTTACTTTTAAACTTTTTCCATCCGTCTCTAATTTTAGAGTAAAATCGATTTTTTCTATCCTCGTCGGCCTTGGGGTCCTTGCACTCCTTTCATTACTGCACAGTCTTCTATTCTCCTAA
- a CDS encoding polysaccharide deacetylase family protein: MGDQKHGWSKGTIAIVIVAIGFLFAGVFVNNYFKAKAASKPITQEKNELSNHPNSTSETIVQNSKDSRHEKEMIHKKQEQATAWRNQQEREATKPQEKPTTDTAAAPPTTTKDPATTKPTSTDTKAPATQPPATQTPAAGKKTVYLTFDDGPAAFSGDIIALLEKYHYKATFFMIDGNIRRYPNQVKLMVKTGETVGLHSVSHNQKVFYASAASVINELTQNRNTLKEVSGVDSYIMRTPYGSVPGMTAEYRKAVNDNGYLMWDWNIDSKDWYYKDARYVESVKQQLIKLANHNGPIVILMHERKETLAHLPALLDYLSKQGYEGKAIDSSMTPVQFTVR; this comes from the coding sequence ATGGGGGATCAAAAGCACGGATGGTCTAAAGGGACAATAGCTATTGTCATAGTAGCTATTGGGTTCTTGTTTGCGGGCGTTTTTGTCAATAACTATTTTAAGGCAAAAGCTGCAAGTAAACCTATTACTCAAGAAAAAAATGAACTTAGTAATCATCCAAATTCAACCTCAGAAACGATAGTTCAAAATAGCAAAGATTCAAGGCACGAAAAGGAAATGATTCACAAAAAACAGGAACAAGCAACGGCTTGGAGAAATCAGCAAGAGCGAGAGGCAACTAAGCCTCAAGAAAAACCAACCACAGACACAGCCGCGGCACCACCTACAACAACAAAAGATCCAGCAACCACAAAACCAACGTCAACGGACACAAAAGCGCCAGCAACACAACCCCCTGCAACACAAACTCCTGCTGCAGGAAAAAAAACGGTATACTTAACATTCGACGATGGTCCGGCTGCATTTTCCGGTGACATTATCGCCCTGTTAGAAAAATATCATTATAAAGCAACGTTCTTTATGATTGATGGAAATATCAGAAGATATCCCAATCAGGTAAAGTTAATGGTGAAAACGGGTGAAACTGTGGGACTTCACAGTGTGTCGCACAACCAGAAGGTGTTCTATGCATCTGCCGCTTCTGTTATTAATGAATTAACTCAAAATCGCAATACATTAAAAGAAGTTTCAGGGGTAGATTCTTATATTATGAGAACTCCTTATGGAAGTGTTCCGGGTATGACAGCTGAATACCGAAAAGCTGTGAATGATAATGGCTATTTAATGTGGGATTGGAATATTGACAGTAAAGACTGGTATTATAAAGATGCACGCTATGTCGAGAGTGTCAAACAACAGTTAATCAAATTGGCGAATCATAATGGTCCAATTGTCATTCTTATGCACGAGAGAAAAGAAACGCTTGCTCATTTGCCTGCCTTACTCGATTACCTAAGTAAGCAGGGGTATGAGGGGAAAGCAATCGATAGCTCGATGACGCCAGTTCAGTTTACGGTAAGATAG
- a CDS encoding AI-2E family transporter, whose amino-acid sequence MINKLLSSSGFKRISIFVLIALVLYAMQSMINLILLTFIFAFLMDRLVQFIEKKIPLNRKLIVVTSYACIVGLLSYGLVMYLPMIAGEITALIKQLTAFYTSKHDNIFLNYVVKRLEEIKISSYLEQGFTFVLKYFTDISKITLQVLLALLLSLFFLLEKPRLIEFTKKFKTSKIAPFYAEIEFFAQKFVRTFGKVIEAQLIIAVVNCILTTISLWLLDFPQLGGLSIMIFVLGLIPVAGVIISLIPLVIIAYSIGGLMKVLYVGIAIMIIHGVEAYILNPNLMSSKTNLPVFYTFIVLIFSEHFFGIWGLIIGIPVFVFLLDVLEVTETKSDIKKT is encoded by the coding sequence ATGATAAATAAACTTTTGAGCAGCAGTGGTTTTAAGAGAATATCAATTTTTGTCCTAATTGCACTCGTTTTATACGCAATGCAATCCATGATTAATCTAATTTTACTTACATTTATTTTTGCCTTTTTAATGGATCGGTTAGTGCAATTCATTGAAAAGAAAATTCCACTTAATCGTAAGTTAATTGTAGTCACATCTTATGCATGTATTGTCGGCTTGCTCTCTTATGGCTTGGTAATGTACTTACCAATGATTGCCGGAGAAATAACGGCATTAATCAAGCAGTTAACGGCCTTTTACACATCCAAACATGATAATATCTTTTTAAACTATGTGGTAAAACGGCTTGAAGAAATTAAAATTTCTAGTTATCTGGAACAAGGTTTTACTTTTGTTTTAAAGTATTTTACAGATATTAGTAAAATCACATTACAGGTTTTGTTAGCCTTGTTACTCAGTTTATTCTTCTTGCTAGAAAAGCCACGCTTAATCGAATTTACAAAGAAATTTAAAACGAGTAAAATTGCACCATTTTATGCGGAAATTGAATTTTTCGCCCAAAAATTTGTGCGTACGTTCGGTAAAGTCATTGAAGCACAATTAATTATTGCTGTAGTCAATTGTATTTTAACAACAATTTCATTATGGCTGCTTGATTTTCCACAATTAGGCGGATTGTCCATCATGATTTTTGTCCTGGGTTTAATCCCTGTAGCCGGTGTGATAATTTCCTTGATTCCGCTTGTTATTATTGCCTATAGTATTGGTGGGTTAATGAAGGTTCTCTACGTCGGTATTGCGATTATGATTATCCATGGTGTAGAGGCTTATATCTTAAATCCAAATCTAATGAGCTCAAAAACGAATCTTCCTGTTTTCTATACTTTCATCGTATTGATTTTTTCGGAACACTTCTTTGGAATCTGGGGTCTGATTATCGGAATTCCTGTGTTTGTTTTCCTTTTGGATGTATTAGAAGTAACGGAGACGAAATCGGATATAAAGAAAACGTAA
- a CDS encoding DNA alkylation repair protein, which yields MTLEELMLELEKLGSEQTKKTYLNHGAKGTFYGVKVGDLKKLVKYVKKDQELALALYNTNNHDAMYLAGLSVKPKLMEKETLQDWVKNANWYMLAEYTVASVAAESKYALELAREWMKSEVEMTAVAGWSTYSNYLSITADEELDLEEIRSLLKQVETTIHSEKNRVRYMMNNFVICVGAYVVELHEEAIRVADIIGKVQVDVGNTACKVPIATDYIKKIEQRDKIGVKKKTCIC from the coding sequence ATGACATTAGAGGAATTGATGCTGGAGTTGGAGAAACTGGGATCAGAGCAAACAAAGAAAACCTATTTGAATCATGGCGCAAAAGGAACCTTCTACGGTGTAAAAGTGGGCGATTTAAAGAAGCTTGTAAAGTATGTGAAAAAGGATCAAGAACTAGCATTGGCGCTCTATAATACGAATAACCATGACGCTATGTATTTAGCAGGACTCTCCGTAAAGCCTAAGCTAATGGAAAAAGAAACACTTCAGGATTGGGTGAAGAATGCCAACTGGTACATGCTTGCGGAATATACGGTTGCCAGCGTCGCTGCTGAGAGCAAGTATGCTTTAGAGTTGGCTCGAGAATGGATGAAATCAGAAGTCGAAATGACAGCTGTAGCTGGGTGGAGTACGTATTCTAATTATTTATCAATTACGGCTGATGAGGAGCTTGACCTGGAGGAAATAAGATCGCTTCTAAAGCAAGTAGAAACGACGATCCACTCGGAAAAGAATCGTGTCCGTTATATGATGAACAATTTTGTTATTTGTGTTGGAGCTTATGTTGTGGAGCTTCACGAAGAAGCGATCCGGGTTGCAGACATTATTGGCAAAGTCCAAGTTGATGTTGGAAACACTGCCTGTAAGGTACCGATAGCTACCGATTATATAAAAAAAATCGAGCAGCGTGATAAGATTGGAGTCAAGAAGAAGACGTGTATCTGCTAA
- a CDS encoding cation diffusion facilitator family transporter, with protein sequence MGEIFQLLKRGNKSALLAAIINTVISIIKGVAYMFTGNVAMFAETMHSLGDAANQFFVFIGSALSKKAPTEKYPNGFGRLVNLVLLGAVLIVGIMAFETIKEGYHHVVHPTEAGGFAINVTVLAVATLLETFVLFKAMKEVLHEIEVEASGFAVFGKSFANLGRAKPATKLVFMEDLVATMGGLLAIIAVVISHYTDLHQLEGLASIIIGIMMLFVVGKVFLDNAAGVIGQADEEMENKIGALVMADPDVKDIQGITVIKEGEDLHVELEIEVDPKLTVAAADDIKDRLEEKIMAEKGVVDVTIEIDEEDGVMTWKSKNELETE encoded by the coding sequence ATGGGAGAAATATTTCAATTATTAAAGCGCGGAAATAAATCAGCTCTGCTGGCAGCCATTATTAATACGGTCATTTCAATTATTAAAGGCGTCGCCTATATGTTTACTGGAAATGTTGCGATGTTTGCGGAAACGATGCATAGCTTGGGTGATGCAGCGAACCAGTTCTTTGTATTTATCGGCTCTGCATTAAGTAAAAAGGCACCGACGGAAAAATACCCAAATGGCTTCGGCCGCTTAGTCAATCTTGTTCTGTTAGGGGCTGTTCTTATAGTTGGTATTATGGCTTTCGAAACGATTAAAGAAGGTTATCATCATGTGGTGCATCCAACAGAAGCCGGCGGATTTGCCATAAATGTTACCGTTCTAGCGGTTGCTACGCTGTTAGAGACCTTTGTCTTGTTTAAGGCGATGAAGGAAGTGTTACATGAAATTGAGGTAGAAGCCAGTGGATTCGCGGTGTTTGGAAAAAGCTTTGCAAATCTGGGAAGGGCGAAGCCTGCCACAAAGCTAGTGTTCATGGAGGATTTAGTCGCAACTATGGGTGGCTTATTAGCCATTATCGCGGTTGTTATCTCACACTACACCGATTTGCACCAATTGGAAGGCCTTGCTTCTATTATCATTGGAATAATGATGCTTTTCGTAGTAGGTAAAGTATTTTTAGATAACGCAGCTGGGGTAATCGGACAAGCGGATGAAGAGATGGAAAATAAAATTGGTGCACTTGTAATGGCCGACCCGGATGTGAAGGACATTCAGGGGATTACGGTCATTAAAGAGGGAGAAGATCTCCATGTTGAGCTGGAAATTGAGGTGGATCCGAAATTAACAGTAGCAGCGGCCGATGATATTAAAGATCGTTTGGAAGAAAAAATCATGGCAGAAAAAGGGGTCGTAGACGTTACGATTGAGATCGATGAAGAAGATGGCGTCATGACCTGGAAAAGCAAGAATGAATTAGAGACTGAATAA
- a CDS encoding acyl-CoA thioesterase, with product MEAKTCNESRVVRTSRIFPNDVNNHNTLFGGKLISDIDMIASISAVRHSRAECVTASIDSVDFLSPITPKDSVCIETFVSYTGNSSMEIFVKVIAENLMSGDRKIAATAFLTFVALDENGKPTKVPGIIPETAEEKKLFETGKDRAEKRKEHRKSSKELAGVFTTKKPWE from the coding sequence ATGGAAGCTAAAACATGTAATGAATCTAGAGTGGTTCGAACGAGCAGGATTTTTCCTAATGATGTTAACAACCATAACACATTGTTTGGCGGCAAATTAATAAGCGATATCGATATGATCGCATCCATTTCAGCCGTAAGACATTCACGGGCAGAATGTGTGACGGCGTCGATTGATTCCGTGGATTTCCTTAGTCCGATTACGCCAAAGGATTCGGTATGTATTGAGACCTTTGTTTCATACACAGGCAATTCCTCTATGGAAATTTTCGTCAAGGTCATTGCTGAGAACTTAATGTCCGGCGACAGGAAAATTGCTGCAACGGCCTTTTTAACGTTTGTTGCGTTAGACGAGAATGGAAAACCCACGAAGGTCCCTGGTATTATTCCTGAGACTGCAGAAGAAAAGAAGCTTTTCGAAACAGGAAAAGATCGTGCTGAAAAGCGAAAAGAACATAGAAAAAGCAGTAAGGAACTTGCTGGGGTTTTTACAACGAAGAAGCCTTGGGAATAG
- a CDS encoding spore germination protein encodes MPFSINIGNFKVNSINNNANINLGPTVQDSNTANSKVIGCTINLGDHCIINTKQVTKSVVSDMNKAD; translated from the coding sequence ATGCCTTTTTCAATTAATATTGGCAATTTTAAAGTTAATTCTATAAATAATAATGCAAATATTAACCTTGGTCCTACAGTTCAGGATAGTAATACGGCTAATAGTAAAGTAATTGGCTGTACCATTAACCTAGGTGACCATTGTATCATCAACACCAAACAAGTCACAAAATCCGTTGTAAGTGACATGAATAAAGCGGACTGA
- the nadE gene encoding ammonia-dependent NAD(+) synthetase, whose amino-acid sequence MSLQAQIMKDLHVAPNIQPKEEIRKRVDFLKNYLLRTKAKGYVLGISGGQDSTLAGRLAQLAVEELRNEGKNALFIAVRLPYGVQKDEEDAQRSLDFIRADRQLVFNIKAAVDEVQNEYNSSIDAEPLSDYHKGNVKARMRMIAQYAVGGMEGLLVIGTDHAAEAVTGFYTKYGDGGADILPLSGLTKRQGKELLKELGADERLYLKVPTADLLDQKPGQADETELGITYDELDDYLEGKPVSQDVAEKVEKRYLITEHKRQLPATMFDDWWK is encoded by the coding sequence ATGAGTTTACAGGCACAAATCATGAAAGACTTACACGTTGCTCCAAACATTCAACCAAAAGAGGAGATACGCAAGAGAGTCGACTTCTTGAAAAATTATCTGTTACGAACAAAGGCAAAGGGATACGTATTAGGCATTAGCGGCGGCCAAGATTCTACACTCGCCGGAAGACTAGCACAACTGGCAGTAGAAGAACTACGAAATGAAGGAAAGAATGCTCTTTTTATTGCTGTTCGTCTTCCATATGGCGTTCAAAAGGATGAGGAAGATGCTCAGCGTTCATTAGATTTCATCCGAGCTGACCGCCAGCTTGTGTTTAATATCAAGGCGGCCGTCGATGAAGTTCAAAATGAATATAACTCAAGCATCGATGCTGAGCCGTTAAGCGATTATCATAAAGGGAACGTGAAAGCACGTATGAGAATGATTGCCCAGTATGCTGTTGGCGGAATGGAAGGTCTCCTTGTGATTGGGACGGATCATGCTGCGGAAGCAGTAACGGGGTTCTATACTAAGTATGGTGATGGCGGTGCAGATATCCTGCCACTGTCTGGGTTAACCAAGCGCCAAGGGAAAGAGCTTCTTAAGGAACTGGGAGCTGACGAACGCCTCTATTTAAAGGTACCAACAGCTGATCTCCTCGATCAAAAACCGGGTCAAGCGGATGAGACGGAATTAGGAATCACGTATGATGAATTGGATGATTATTTAGAAGGAAAGCCTGTATCACAGGATGTAGCTGAAAAAGTAGAAAAGCGTTATCTCATAACAGAACATAAGCGCCAGCTACCTGCTACGATGTTTGATGACTGGTGGAAATAA
- a CDS encoding amino acid permease, whose translation MGKTNKLGFWVLTALVVGNMVGSGIFMLPRSLSESASPAGVISAWLVTGFGVLMTALVFGNLAIRKPKLQGGPQIYAKDLFKQGSHASTLAGFMSTWGYWIGNLAGNVAMITTFAGYLSTFFPILTSQAEWFTIGNFTLKVGNGLTFIVCSVLLWGTHTIILRGMESAGKLNFAATAAKVAGFILFIIVGLFAFEKSNMLPFMAERLDDAGHSISMMKQINNAAVNTLWAFIGVESAVVFASRARRQTDVKRATILGLFIALGIYVGISTLVMGMLDQNTLIHSDKPLIDAISTVLGPIGGKILAAVGLISLFGSTIGWLMLSAEVPYQAAKQGLFLPAFLKENKKGLPVFSMIVSNGLGQLFIFSTISKSISGAFDFVIVIATLSYLVPYFISSVYQLKLVVTGDTYKGDKSRVGDGIIALLSTIYSVWVIIAGTADIKTFTYGMILLASGILFYGPLLKKKNAPKSEQKVA comes from the coding sequence ATGGGGAAGACAAATAAATTAGGATTTTGGGTGTTAACAGCACTGGTAGTTGGTAATATGGTTGGCTCGGGGATCTTTATGCTGCCACGTTCACTATCTGAATCAGCAAGTCCCGCCGGCGTTATCTCTGCATGGCTTGTCACAGGTTTCGGGGTGTTGATGACTGCACTCGTATTCGGAAACTTAGCCATTCGTAAGCCAAAATTACAAGGCGGACCGCAAATCTATGCAAAAGACTTGTTTAAGCAAGGGTCACATGCATCAACATTAGCAGGCTTTATGTCCACTTGGGGTTATTGGATCGGAAACTTAGCAGGAAACGTAGCGATGATTACAACATTTGCTGGTTACCTATCAACATTTTTCCCGATTTTAACAAGTCAAGCAGAATGGTTTACCATTGGTAACTTTACACTTAAGGTAGGTAATGGTTTAACTTTCATTGTTTGTTCTGTTCTTTTATGGGGAACGCACACCATCATTCTCCGTGGAATGGAAAGTGCCGGAAAATTAAACTTTGCCGCTACTGCTGCGAAGGTTGCAGGATTTATCTTATTTATTATCGTTGGATTGTTTGCTTTTGAAAAAAGTAACATGCTTCCATTCATGGCAGAAAGACTCGATGATGCTGGTCACTCCATCAGTATGATGAAGCAAATAAACAATGCAGCGGTGAATACATTATGGGCATTTATTGGGGTAGAATCAGCAGTGGTGTTTGCCTCACGTGCGAGAAGACAAACTGACGTAAAACGTGCAACGATCCTTGGCTTATTTATAGCACTTGGAATTTATGTAGGAATTAGTACACTAGTTATGGGGATGTTAGACCAAAACACACTTATTCACTCTGATAAACCATTAATTGATGCGATTTCAACAGTTTTAGGACCAATTGGTGGAAAAATTTTAGCAGCAGTGGGGTTGATCAGTTTATTTGGCTCAACAATCGGTTGGTTAATGTTAAGTGCTGAAGTTCCATATCAAGCAGCAAAGCAAGGCTTATTCCTTCCTGCCTTCCTTAAAGAAAACAAAAAAGGCCTGCCAGTCTTTTCAATGATCGTTTCTAACGGGCTAGGGCAATTATTTATTTTCTCGACGATCTCAAAATCAATTTCAGGAGCATTTGATTTTGTAATTGTCATAGCTACTTTATCGTATTTAGTCCCATACTTTATCTCATCGGTTTATCAACTAAAACTAGTTGTCACTGGTGACACCTATAAAGGAGATAAATCAAGAGTAGGAGATGGTATCATTGCACTCCTTTCTACAATTTATTCTGTATGGGTCATTATCGCAGGTACAGCAGATATTAAAACATTTACCTATGGAATGATTCTTTTAGCAAGTGGTATCCTTTTCTATGGACCGCTTTTGAAAAAGAAAAATGCTCCTAAGTCGGAACAAAAAGTAGCATAA